The following are encoded in a window of Chionomys nivalis chromosome X, mChiNiv1.1, whole genome shotgun sequence genomic DNA:
- the CXHXorf65 gene encoding uncharacterized protein CXorf65 homolog: protein MFIFIKHGDNQEFLVNSNCSVLLLLHYIRKKMGLRKTDTIDLCDETGTMKLLFLTKTPGDYASKFLTARNTYYVCKVERGAAGTRIENSYKAVVPLLKNPEPELVESLRTQCDFLERSRIKMLRTLEAKRLAAMESSVNLPARSPKGGGTQQSASQSSQQKSKAGRSDEDGPAPTRRPFYKTRADFLKRHR, encoded by the exons ATGTTTATCTTCATCAAACATGGAG ATAACCAAGAGTTTCTGGTCAACAGCAATTGCTCTGTTCTCCTGTTGCTACATtacattagaaagaaaatggggtTGCGTAAAACAG ACACCATCGATTTGTGTGATGAAACTGGGACCATGAAGTTACTTTTCTTAACAAAGACACCTGGGGACTACGCCAGCAAATTCCTTACAGCACGAAATACCTACTACGTTTGTAAAGTAGAGCGTGGAGCAGCAG GCACCAGGATCGAGAATTCCTACAAAGCTGTTGTGCCCCTCTTGAAGAATCCAGAACCCGAACTAGTTG agtCCCTGCGCACACAATGTGACTTCCTGGAGAGAAGCCGAATAAAGATGCTTAGAACTCTAGAGGCTAAGAGATTGGCAGCCATGGAATCCTCGGTAAATCTTCCAGCAAGATCCCCCAAGGGTGGTGGAACCCAGCAGAGCGCTAGTCAAAGCAGTCAACAGAAG tCTAAAGCTGGACGATCAGATGAAGATGGGCCGGCTCCCACCCGCAGACCATTCTATAAGACTAGAGCAGACTTTCTCAAGAGACATCGTTAA
- the Il2rg gene encoding cytokine receptor common subunit gamma yields MLKPLLPVRSFLLLQLLLLGEGWSSKVLMPSGNEDTKAGFFHGHISVPPRPLPEVQCFVFNVEYMNCTWNSSSEHQPTNLTLHYRYQRSDNKFRECRHYLFSEEITSGCHIQKEEIQLYQTFVIQLQDPRRPQRQAEQKLNLQNLVIPWAPENLTLYNLSESQLELSWKSTYTEHCLQHLVQYRSDRDRSWTEQIVDQNPRFSLPSVDGQKLYTFRVRSRFNPLCGSAQHWSKWSQPIHWGSQMAKENPSVFALEAVLIPVGSMGLIITLIFVYCWLERAMPRIPTIKNLEDLVTEYNGNFSAWSGVSKGLTESLQPDYSERFCLVSEIPPKGGALGEGPGGSPCSLHSPYWPPPCYSLKPET; encoded by the exons ATGTTGAAACCATTATTGCCAGTTAGATCCTTCTTACTGCTTCAGCTGCTCCTTCTAGGGGAAGGGTGGAGCTCCAAGGTTCTCATGCCCAGTGGAAATGAAGACACCAAAGCTG GTTTCTTCCATGGACACATCAGTGTTCCTCCTCGGCCCCTCCCAGAGGTTCAATGCTTTGTGTTCAATGTCGAGTATATGAATTGTACTTGGAATAGCAGTTCTGAGCACCAGCCAACCAACCTGACTCTGCACTATAG GTACCAGAGATCTGATAATAAATTCCGGGAGTGTCGCCACTATCTGTTCTCAGAAGAGATTACTTCCGGCTGTCACATACAAAAAGAGGAGATCCAGCTCTACCAGACATTTGTGATCCAGCTCCAGGACCCCCGGAGACCCCAGAGACAGGCTGAACAGAAGCTAAACCTGCAGAATCTTG TGATCCCATGGGCTCCAGAGAATCTAACACTTTACAACCTGAGTGAATCCCAGCTAGAGCTGAGCTGGAAAAGCACATATACGGAACACTGTTTGCAACACTTGGTGCAGTACCGGAGTGACAGAGATCGAAGTTGGACG GAACAAATAGTGGATCAGAACCCTAGATTCTCCCTGCCTAGTGTGGATGGGCAGAAACTGTACACATTCCGGGTTCGGAGCCGCTTTAACCCACTCTGCGGAAGTGCTCAACACTGGAGTAAATGGAGCCAACCTATTCATTGGGGAAGCCAAATGGCAAAGG AGAATCCTTCCGTGTTTGCACTGGAAGCTGTGCTCATCCCCGTTGGCTCCATGGGATTGATTATTACCCTGATCTTTGTGTATTGTTGGCTGGAACG GGCAATGCCTCGAATTCCTACCATCAAGAATCTAGAGGATCTGGTTACTGAATACAACGGGAACTTTTCG GCCTGGAGTGGTGTGTCTAAAGGGCTGACTGAGAGTCTGCAGCCAGACTACAGTGAACGGTTCTGCCTCGTCAGTGAGATTCCTCCCAAAGGAGGGGCCCTAGGAGAGGGGCCTGGAGGGTCTCCTTGCAGTCTGCATAGCCCCTACTGGCCTCCTCCATGTTATTCTCTGAAGCCTGAAACCTAA
- the Foxo4 gene encoding forkhead box protein O4 — protein MDPENKKSATEAAAIIDLDPDFEPQSRPRSCTWPLPRPELATEPPEPSEVEPSVGQKVHSEGHSEPILLPSRLPEPAGGPQPGILGAVTGPRKGGSRRNAWGNQSYAELISQAIESAPEKRLTLAQIYEWMVRTVPYFKDKGDSNSSAGWKNSIRHNLSLHSKFIKVHNEATGKSSWWMLNPEGGKGGKAPRRRAASMDSSSKLLRGRSKGPKKKPSVLPAPPEGATPRSPLGHFAKWSSSPCSRNREEADVWTTFRPRSSSNASTVSTRLSPMGPESEVLAGEEMPASASSYSGGVPPPLSEDLELLDGLNLASPHSLLSRSSLPGFSLQHPGLAGPLHSYGASLFGPIDGSLSAGEGCFSSSQSLEALLTSDTPPPPADVLMTQVDPILSQAPTLLLLGGMPSSSKLATGVSLCPKPLEGPGPSNLVPNLSVMAPPPVMTGAPIHKALGTPVLSSPTEATSHDRMPQDLDLDMYMENLECDMDNIISDLMDGEGLDFNFEPDP, from the exons ATGGATCCTGAGAATAAGAAGTCAGCCACAGAGGCTGCCGCGATCATAGACCTCGATCCCGACTTCGAACCCCAGAGCCGTCCGCGGTCCTGCACCTGGCCCCTTCCTAGACCAGAGCTCGCTACGGAGCCACCTGAACCGTCCGAGGTGGAGCCCAGTGTGGGACAGAAGGTACACTCGGAGGGACACTCCGAACCGATCCTGTTGCCCTCACGGCTCCCAGAGCCGGCAGGGGGCCCCCAGCCGGGAATCCTGGGGGCTGTAACAGGTCCTCGGAAGGGAGGCTCCCGCCGGAATGCCTGGGGAAATCAGTCATATGCAGAACTCATCAGCCAGGCCATTGAAAGCGCTCCGGAGAAGCGGCTGACACTTGCCCAGATCTACGAATGGATGGTCCGCACGGTGCCCTACTTCAAGGACAAGGGTGACAGCAACAGCTCAGCAGGATGGAAA AACTCCATCCGTCACAACCTGTCTTTGCACAGCAAGTTCATCAAGGTTCACAACGAGGCCACTGGCAAGAGCTCCTGGTGGATGCTGAACCCCGAGGGTGGCAAGGGTGGCAAGGCGCCCCGCCGCAGGGCTGCCTCCATGGATAGCAGCAGCAAGCTGCTCCGGGGTCGCAGCAAAGGCCCCAAGAAGAAGCCATCGGTCCTGCCAGCTCCACCTGAAGGTGCCACTCCAAGGAGCCCTCTAGGCCACTTTGCCAAGTGGTCAAGCAGCCCTTGTTCTCGAAACCGCGAAGAAGCTGATGTGTGGACCACTTTCCGTCCACGAAGCAGTTCAAATGCTAGCACCGTCAGCACCCGACTGTCCCCAATGGGGCCAGAGTCTGAGGTGCTAGCAGGAGAGGAAATGCCAGCCTCAGCCAGCAGCTACTCGGGGGGTGTTCCTCCCCCCCTCAGTGAAGATCTAGAGCTGCTGGATGGGCTCAATCTTGCGTCTCCCCATTCCCTGCTGTCTAGGAGCAGTCTGCCTGGCTTCTCTTTGCAACATCCTGGGCTTGCTGGCCCCTTACACAGCTATGGTGCCTCCCTCTTTGGCCCAATAGATGGGTCTTTGTCAGCAGGAGAAGGGTGCTTTTCAAGCTCCCAGTCTCTAGAGGCCTTGCTCACCTCTGATACACCACCACCTCCTGCTGATGTTCTCATGACCCAGGTAGATCCTATTCTGTCTCAGGCTCCTACACTTCTGTTACTGGGAGGAATGCCTTCCTCTAGCAAGCTGGCTACTGGAGTTAGCCTATGTCCTAAGCCGCTAGAGGGTCCAGGTCCCAGTAACCTGGTTCCCAACCTTTCTGTGATGGCACCACCTCCAGTCATGACAGGGGCTCCCATCCATAAGGCCCTGGGGACCCCTGTGCTCTCATCTCCTACTGAAGCTACCAGCCATGACAGAATGCCTCAGGATCTAGATCTTGATATGTATATGGAGAACCTGGAGTGCGACATGGATAACATCATTAGTGACCTCATGGATGGCGAGGGACTGGACTTCAACTTTGAGCCAG ATCCCTGA